A genomic stretch from Photobacterium atrarenae includes:
- the lpxA gene encoding acyl-ACP--UDP-N-acetylglucosamine O-acyltransferase, with product MIHETAQIHPSAVVEAGAILGANVTVGPFSYIGADVEIGEGTEIMSHVVVKGPTKIGRENRIFQFASIGEECQDLKYAGEPTRLEIGDRNTIRESVTMHRGTVQDNGITKVGNDNLFMINAHVAHDCVVGDRCIFANNATLAGHVTVGNHAIVGGMSAIHQFCTIGDHCMLGGGSIVVQDVPPYVMAQGNHCAPFGINVEGLKRRGFEKEEIKAIRAVYKALYRSGKTLAEVKPEIEALAKTHAAVQRFVDFFEQSTRGIIR from the coding sequence ATGATTCACGAAACAGCCCAAATCCACCCGTCAGCAGTCGTCGAAGCCGGGGCCATTCTCGGTGCGAATGTGACCGTTGGCCCGTTTAGCTACATTGGCGCTGATGTCGAGATCGGTGAAGGGACAGAGATCATGTCCCATGTGGTCGTCAAAGGCCCGACCAAGATCGGTCGTGAGAACCGGATCTTCCAGTTCGCCTCGATTGGCGAAGAGTGTCAGGACCTGAAATATGCCGGTGAGCCGACCCGTCTGGAGATTGGCGATCGCAACACCATCCGTGAAAGCGTAACCATGCACCGCGGCACGGTGCAGGACAACGGGATCACCAAGGTAGGCAATGACAACTTGTTCATGATTAACGCCCACGTAGCACATGACTGCGTGGTCGGTGATCGCTGTATTTTTGCCAATAACGCGACTTTGGCTGGCCACGTGACTGTGGGCAACCACGCGATTGTCGGCGGGATGTCAGCCATTCACCAGTTCTGCACCATCGGTGATCACTGCATGCTGGGCGGCGGCTCGATTGTGGTTCAGGATGTGCCGCCGTATGTGATGGCACAGGGGAACCACTGTGCGCCGTTTGGTATCAACGTCGAAGGCCTCAAGCGCCGTGGCTTTGAAAAAGAAGAGATCAAAGCCATCCGTGCGGTATACAAGGCACTTTATCGTTCAGGCAAGACCCTGGCGGAAGTGAAGCCGGAAATCGAAGCACTGGCGAAAACCCATGCGGCAGTGCAACGGTTTGTCGACTTTTTCGAGCAATCAACGCGCGGAATCATTCGCTGA
- the lpxD gene encoding UDP-3-O-(3-hydroxymyristoyl)glucosamine N-acyltransferase, translating into MAGITLAEIATKLGAELRGDGAVSIESIAGTNQAGQGDITFLSSSKYRKHLAECQASAVILKEADLPYFDGNALVMNDPYLGYARVAQLLDTTPAAASEIAPSAFVADDVVLGEGVAIGHNAVIESGAKIGDHAQIGPGCFVGKNAEIGARTKIWANVSIYHNVVLGSDCLVQSGTVIGADGFGYANDKGEWVKIPQLGTVRIGSRVEIGACTTIDRGALEDTIIEDNVIIDNQMQIAHNVQIGYGTAMAGGTIVAGSTKIGKYCIIGGASVLNGHIEIADGVTITGMGMVMRSIEEKGMYSSGIPLQPNKEWRKTAARTMKIDEMNKRLKAVEKKLDENS; encoded by the coding sequence ATGGCTGGAATTACTCTTGCTGAAATAGCAACGAAACTGGGGGCAGAGCTACGCGGAGATGGCGCTGTCAGCATTGAATCGATCGCGGGCACCAACCAGGCCGGGCAGGGCGATATTACGTTTTTGTCGAGTAGTAAGTACCGCAAGCACCTGGCCGAATGCCAGGCTTCAGCAGTGATCCTGAAAGAAGCGGACCTGCCTTATTTTGACGGTAATGCGCTGGTGATGAACGACCCGTACCTGGGTTATGCCCGGGTTGCTCAACTGCTGGATACCACGCCGGCTGCGGCGAGCGAGATTGCCCCAAGCGCCTTTGTTGCCGATGATGTGGTACTGGGTGAAGGTGTGGCGATCGGCCACAATGCCGTAATTGAATCCGGTGCCAAGATTGGGGACCACGCCCAGATTGGCCCGGGTTGTTTTGTCGGTAAAAATGCCGAGATTGGCGCGCGAACCAAAATCTGGGCCAATGTGAGCATTTACCATAACGTGGTACTGGGCAGTGACTGTCTGGTCCAGTCCGGGACCGTGATCGGTGCGGACGGCTTCGGGTACGCTAACGACAAAGGCGAGTGGGTCAAGATCCCGCAATTGGGGACGGTACGGATCGGCAGCCGGGTTGAGATTGGTGCCTGTACCACGATTGATCGCGGCGCCCTGGAAGACACCATCATCGAAGATAACGTGATTATCGATAACCAGATGCAAATTGCCCATAACGTGCAGATTGGATACGGCACCGCGATGGCGGGCGGCACGATTGTGGCCGGCAGTACCAAGATTGGCAAATACTGTATCATTGGCGGCGCTTCTGTGCTCAACGGTCACATTGAAATCGCTGATGGCGTGACGATTACCGGCATGGGCATGGTGATGCGTAGTATCGAAGAGAAAGGGATGTACTCCTCGGGGATCCCGCTGCAGCCGAATAAAGAATGGCGTAAGACCGCAGCGCGCACGATGAAGATTGACGAGATGAACAAGCGTCTCAAGGCGGTTGAGAAAAAGCTGGATGAGAACAGCTGA
- the fabZ gene encoding 3-hydroxyacyl-ACP dehydratase FabZ, producing the protein MTSENKTLNITEIQELLPHRYPFLMIDRVAHYEEGKTLTAIKNVSVNEPQFTGHFPKMPVFPGVMILEAMAQATGLLAFKTFGAPAENELYYFASIDNAKFRKPVGPGDQLIIEVEFLKERRGIAMFNGVAKVDGDVVCSAELKCARREFS; encoded by the coding sequence TTGACGAGCGAAAACAAGACGCTAAATATCACCGAGATTCAGGAACTCCTGCCTCACCGCTACCCGTTTCTGATGATTGATCGCGTGGCCCATTACGAAGAAGGGAAAACCCTGACCGCGATTAAGAATGTCTCGGTCAACGAGCCGCAATTTACCGGCCACTTCCCGAAGATGCCGGTTTTTCCGGGGGTGATGATCCTCGAAGCCATGGCTCAGGCGACCGGCCTGCTGGCATTCAAGACCTTCGGTGCTCCGGCTGAAAATGAACTGTATTACTTCGCCAGTATTGATAACGCCAAGTTCCGCAAGCCGGTGGGTCCGGGCGATCAACTGATCATTGAAGTGGAATTCCTGAAAGAGCGTCGTGGCATTGCTATGTTTAATGGGGTTGCCAAAGTTGATGGCGACGTGGTGTGCTCTGCCGAACTTAAATGTGCAAGACGAGAGTTTTCATGA